One genomic region from Bacillus aquiflavi encodes:
- a CDS encoding alkaline phosphatase, with protein sequence MVKQAFTKKLLLLTIVSSLIIGIFLVDTLPSSPANAKTDYHNGKVKNVIFMIPDGFSSSYATNYRWYKGEESVMDSMLVGMMKTHSANSEVTDSAAAGTAMATGEKTNNGMISISPDGKELYTILEAAEDKGKATGLVATSTITHATPAVFASHVASRSNEEEIAPQLIENDVDVLLGGGKKFFSESLLEKAQKDGYKLVENRDKLANVQKTETDKLIGLFADNGMAPELDRDETDEPSLAEMTRKAIEVLQNNKNGFFLMVEGSQIDWAGHAHDPAWAMKDVEAFEKALQEAIHFAEMDQNTLVIVAGDHDTGGMSVGGYGKSSANIDILRNVTATGDFMASELMLKC encoded by the coding sequence ATGGTTAAACAGGCTTTTACTAAAAAACTATTGCTTCTTACGATCGTATCATCATTAATCATTGGAATTTTTCTTGTTGACACGTTACCTTCATCCCCAGCTAATGCAAAAACGGACTACCATAATGGTAAAGTAAAAAACGTCATTTTTATGATTCCTGATGGTTTTTCTTCTTCATACGCAACTAATTATCGCTGGTATAAAGGGGAAGAATCTGTCATGGACTCGATGTTAGTCGGAATGATGAAAACACATTCGGCAAATTCTGAAGTAACTGATTCCGCCGCTGCTGGAACAGCAATGGCGACAGGCGAAAAGACAAACAATGGTATGATTAGCATTTCCCCAGATGGTAAAGAGCTATACACTATCCTTGAAGCTGCTGAAGACAAAGGAAAAGCAACTGGTTTAGTTGCGACCTCTACGATTACACATGCTACACCTGCTGTATTCGCTTCACATGTAGCGTCACGCTCAAACGAAGAAGAAATTGCTCCGCAGCTTATTGAAAACGATGTTGACGTACTCCTTGGAGGCGGGAAAAAATTTTTCTCTGAATCGCTTTTAGAAAAAGCACAAAAAGACGGATACAAACTTGTTGAAAATCGCGATAAATTAGCAAATGTACAAAAAACAGAAACAGATAAATTAATCGGTCTATTTGCGGATAACGGTATGGCTCCTGAATTAGATCGGGATGAAACAGATGAACCAAGTCTTGCCGAAATGACTAGAAAAGCAATCGAAGTGTTACAAAATAACAAAAATGGTTTCTTCTTAATGGTTGAAGGAAGCCAAATTGACTGGGCTGGCCATGCACACGATCCTGCATGGGCAATGAAGGATGTCGAAGCATTTGAAAAGGCTTTACAAGAAGCAATCCATTTTGCTGAAATGGATCAAAACACATTAGTTATCGTTGCTGGTGATCATGATACTGGCGGTATGTCAGTTGGAGGTTACGGCAAATCATCAGCAAACATAGACATTCTGCGTAATGTAACAGCAACTGGTGACTTTATGGCAAGCGAATTAATGCTAAAATGCTAA
- a CDS encoding alkaline phosphatase, whose translation MKKYTNIDLTDKEVNRIIEAEKPATAINEIISERAIIGWTSTGHTGTDVPLYAFGPSSSLFSGLHDNTDLPKLIAKAMKMKIAF comes from the coding sequence GTGAAAAAATATACGAATATTGACTTAACTGATAAAGAAGTTAATCGTATTATCGAAGCTGAGAAACCTGCAACTGCCATCAATGAAATCATTTCAGAACGAGCAATCATTGGTTGGACTAGTACAGGTCATACAGGTACAGATGTCCCGCTCTATGCCTTTGGACCGAGCTCTAGCTTGTTTAGCGGATTACATGACAATACAGATCTCCCTAAATTAATTGCGAAAGCGATGAAAATGAAAATCGCATTCTAA
- a CDS encoding RNA polymerase sigma factor: protein MKELEELYKDIQPKIYSFFYVKTLDQNTAEDLTHDTFYEAMKGFNSFAGKSTIQTWLFSIANNLLKKYYRSKKYRKKLVETLSKEDKKTNSLEEELMIKERSGKLLEQINQLDSLSKEIVTYRIYGELSFKEIGELIGKSENYTRVAYHRAKLKLQKEMEGFHG, encoded by the coding sequence GTGAAAGAGCTTGAGGAACTTTACAAAGATATTCAACCAAAAATTTATTCCTTCTTCTATGTAAAAACTTTAGATCAAAATACGGCAGAAGACCTAACTCATGATACTTTCTATGAAGCGATGAAGGGATTTAATTCTTTTGCTGGCAAATCAACGATTCAAACTTGGCTTTTCTCTATTGCAAACAATTTATTAAAGAAGTATTATCGCTCAAAAAAATATCGCAAAAAATTAGTAGAAACTCTTTCAAAGGAGGATAAAAAAACGAACTCATTAGAAGAAGAGCTAATGATCAAAGAGAGAAGCGGAAAACTTCTCGAACAAATTAATCAATTAGATTCACTTTCAAAGGAAATCGTAACGTATCGTATTTATGGAGAACTATCCTTTAAAGAAATTGGAGAATTAATAGGAAAAAGTGAAAATTACACACGAGTAGCCTATCACCGTGCGAAGCTGAAACTGCAAAAGGAAATGGAGGGGTTTCATGGATAA
- a CDS encoding zf-HC2 domain-containing protein: MDKAFFIVEDLLPLYSEGLLSVETTKWLEEHLEQCEHCKELAALSKDSIVKEPVESTVDQKKMFKQINRKLSLYQIIFVTLSFIFAIQTSLLNESFGFILSYTILGLITYLFYKDMKNDFFNCFYTYFPLVAGNSYF, translated from the coding sequence ATGGATAAAGCATTTTTTATTGTTGAAGATTTATTACCTCTATACAGTGAAGGATTGTTAAGTGTTGAAACGACAAAGTGGCTTGAAGAACATCTTGAGCAGTGTGAGCATTGTAAAGAGCTTGCAGCACTTTCAAAAGATTCAATTGTCAAAGAACCTGTTGAGTCTACAGTTGATCAAAAAAAGATGTTTAAACAAATTAATCGCAAACTCTCTCTCTATCAAATTATTTTTGTTACCTTATCGTTTATTTTTGCCATTCAAACATCTTTGCTAAATGAAAGCTTTGGGTTTATTTTATCGTATACAATTTTAGGGCTCATTACTTATTTATTTTATAAAGATATGAAAAATGATTTTTTTAATTGCTTTTACACCTATTTTCCTCTGGTCGCTGGGAACTCATATTTTTGA
- a CDS encoding YfjL-like protein yields MKKKKMIYIVVLFILIGFVFFVYQSFNGNPLSKYMSQQVLKNYLLEQYPDKEFNIREGFYDFKFSEYVFNVVQIGAEMKTENEPDQYEFRLRGFLKPKVSYDGIYYENLDTKLMEKLSREAAAEITTLLKENISTIKHVEVYLEILTGKYDKNTVWDKKLKLEKPFDIHIVLDATHASKEEIFNASQAIQKALNSANYHYNSVNINGNMIENDIGMKDELGYVKYALSFNKDTNLQLKDMKEVQ; encoded by the coding sequence GTGAAGAAAAAGAAAATGATTTATATCGTCGTGCTATTTATCCTTATCGGATTTGTGTTTTTTGTTTATCAATCATTTAATGGCAATCCGCTTAGTAAATATATGTCTCAACAAGTGTTAAAAAATTATTTACTAGAGCAATATCCAGATAAAGAATTCAATATCCGAGAGGGCTTTTATGATTTTAAGTTTAGTGAGTATGTGTTTAATGTTGTCCAAATTGGAGCAGAGATGAAAACAGAAAATGAGCCAGATCAATATGAATTTCGTCTGCGAGGATTTTTAAAACCAAAAGTAAGCTATGATGGGATCTACTATGAAAATTTAGACACAAAACTAATGGAAAAGCTAAGTCGCGAGGCCGCTGCAGAAATTACTACATTATTAAAAGAAAATATAAGTACAATTAAACATGTTGAAGTTTATTTAGAAATTTTAACAGGAAAGTATGATAAAAATACAGTATGGGACAAAAAATTGAAGTTAGAAAAACCTTTTGATATTCATATCGTCCTTGATGCAACTCATGCAAGTAAAGAGGAGATATTCAATGCATCGCAAGCGATTCAAAAAGCATTAAATTCAGCTAACTATCATTACAACTCAGTCAATATTAATGGAAATATGATTGAAAACGATATAGGAATGAAAGATGAGCTTGGCTATGTAAAGTATGCTTTATCCTTTAACAAAGACACGAACCTACAGTTAAAAGATATGAAAGAGGTACAATAA
- a CDS encoding type VII secretion EssA family protein translates to MHEKSLSERKYAIPEEQKELTFKRQEIKPIEEVKNQLFIGSEKQNNSIIAQTEKLQLFSEKESDFLIEEEEEIKKKGPLLS, encoded by the coding sequence CTGCATGAAAAATCACTTTCTGAGAGAAAGTATGCTATTCCAGAGGAACAAAAGGAGCTTACTTTTAAAAGACAAGAGATAAAACCGATAGAAGAAGTTAAAAATCAGTTATTCATCGGCAGTGAGAAACAAAATAATTCGATCATCGCTCAAACTGAAAAGCTGCAGTTATTTTCAGAAAAAGAAAGCGACTTCTTAATTGAAGAGGAAGAGGAAATAAAAAAAAAGGGTCCACTTCTAAGTTAA
- the esaA gene encoding type VII secretion protein EsaA, with product MTDKTKYIIKMILVVFLIIATPVLFFSSIGGNPMQQAKDHTSRTNAVVNEDMGVSKEEEALQLGNDVAAILADDSDFEWTVLSRSAAENGLQSLKYDAVVYIPSDFSTSIMTYDEEQPAKAKFKYKVQAQLNALNREKVLREIGHATNRVNHKMSSLYWNYISQDMDNIRKEFDKVLKKEIDFPKTMAAFYKPSSKNLAEEIDQQRKMLEQLRSTMKQNEESSPNRQSNVQQFEESLTAFVTYVDEYKTYQDHQQQLLAKLQEENIIMIQQTNQNPTYVDSKGMFDQNSTKFSSEMKNIEGQLKEKNKTLNSLSTIRQEQVERQTNELVGYIVGKDHVNLDKLQKNMLPLRDQLLKQPEQPGEPQPGEPQPGEPQPGDGDQNNQEINLEEERKKLLDIIKQIDTISKSLTPIDGTEQAREDLGEVNNQISGVEEQLGVKSDAYKQLIDQLKADYEKALEENNKLNEKIQSFSHNVQEVVNKIKEKEQRILASKVLSKERKEILEPYFAQEINSTNLVDITNYYSYISIYDFVLNGVGQEGGTEDLKATVNKIVSVKENEQNVWDELEEGLPSAESGMSALQEQFTGFASEYSKKLEEQQSGITQDLTSIQESAHSVLSKIHESNLPTDGHGSGTSVLSGQKGIGHELLMMNEWVNSLGQRQDDIVSYTGDLQSKVQNVQKDADTLNTKWGKNVETTKMVRDDIFNVLGNAFVDGQNNGYVYDYLANPLKIDGEAPIKKEEKKVPPVVILVIVLISSLLIGFFTHYFKGASFLVQGSLFTLLSLIVGLIISLFGLNIYSLGEERAIEWSIFTILLVTASAALIRAAFTIGQFIGWIASMALILFFVSPLLDLTVPNFHYKDPMSEVYMSIQYGTETLFWQGVTVLGIVIISLLLASIAMRLLRNARIDREEEHTNEM from the coding sequence ATGACGGATAAAACAAAATATATAATCAAAATGATTTTAGTCGTGTTCCTTATTATAGCCACACCTGTTTTGTTTTTTAGTTCGATTGGCGGTAATCCGATGCAGCAAGCTAAAGACCATACATCTAGAACAAACGCAGTTGTAAACGAAGATATGGGAGTAAGTAAAGAAGAAGAAGCATTACAATTAGGAAATGATGTCGCCGCTATTCTAGCGGACGATTCAGATTTTGAATGGACGGTGCTGAGCAGAAGTGCTGCCGAAAATGGGCTGCAATCGTTAAAATATGATGCTGTTGTTTATATCCCGTCTGATTTTTCAACAAGCATTATGACATACGATGAAGAGCAACCAGCTAAGGCTAAATTCAAATATAAAGTACAAGCTCAACTAAATGCATTAAATCGGGAAAAAGTTCTTAGGGAAATAGGACATGCAACAAACCGTGTGAATCATAAAATGTCATCTCTTTATTGGAATTATATCTCTCAAGATATGGATAATATTCGAAAAGAATTTGATAAAGTTCTTAAAAAAGAGATAGATTTTCCAAAAACAATGGCTGCTTTCTATAAACCTAGTTCAAAAAATCTTGCTGAAGAAATAGATCAACAAAGGAAAATGTTAGAGCAACTTCGATCTACAATGAAGCAGAATGAAGAAAGCTCTCCAAACAGACAAAGTAACGTACAACAATTCGAAGAAAGTTTGACAGCCTTTGTTACATATGTTGACGAGTACAAAACGTATCAAGATCATCAGCAACAGTTGTTAGCGAAATTACAAGAAGAAAATATTATCATGATTCAACAGACAAATCAAAATCCAACGTATGTAGATTCAAAGGGAATGTTTGATCAAAATAGTACGAAGTTTTCTTCAGAGATGAAAAATATTGAAGGACAGCTTAAAGAAAAAAATAAAACTCTAAATAGCCTTTCTACTATTAGACAGGAACAAGTTGAACGACAAACAAATGAATTAGTTGGGTATATTGTTGGAAAAGATCATGTGAATCTGGATAAACTTCAAAAGAATATGCTTCCTTTAAGAGATCAATTATTGAAACAGCCAGAACAACCTGGAGAACCACAGCCTGGAGAACCACAGCCAGGGGAACCGCAACCTGGGGATGGGGATCAAAACAATCAAGAAATTAATTTAGAGGAAGAAAGAAAAAAGTTACTAGATATTATTAAGCAAATTGATACAATAAGCAAATCGCTTACTCCGATTGATGGGACAGAGCAGGCTCGAGAAGATTTAGGTGAAGTGAATAATCAAATTTCTGGGGTTGAAGAACAGCTAGGTGTTAAAAGTGATGCTTATAAACAGTTGATAGATCAGCTTAAAGCGGATTATGAAAAAGCACTTGAAGAAAATAATAAATTAAACGAGAAAATTCAATCATTTTCTCATAATGTACAAGAAGTAGTTAATAAAATTAAAGAGAAAGAACAAAGGATTTTAGCCTCCAAAGTTTTATCTAAAGAAAGAAAAGAAATTTTAGAGCCTTATTTTGCACAAGAAATTAATAGTACAAATTTAGTCGATATTACAAATTACTATTCATATATTTCTATATATGACTTCGTTCTCAATGGTGTAGGTCAAGAAGGTGGAACAGAAGATCTAAAAGCAACTGTAAACAAAATTGTTTCCGTAAAAGAAAATGAACAAAATGTGTGGGATGAACTTGAAGAAGGTCTTCCGTCAGCTGAAAGCGGAATGAGTGCATTACAAGAACAATTTACTGGATTTGCATCAGAGTATAGTAAAAAGTTAGAAGAACAACAGTCAGGAATTACACAAGATTTAACATCAATCCAAGAAAGTGCTCACTCTGTGTTGAGTAAAATTCATGAATCTAACTTACCTACTGATGGTCATGGAAGCGGTACTTCGGTATTGTCGGGTCAGAAGGGTATCGGTCACGAGTTATTGATGATGAACGAATGGGTAAATTCTCTTGGACAGAGACAAGATGATATCGTTTCTTACACAGGTGATTTGCAAAGTAAAGTACAAAATGTCCAAAAAGATGCTGATACCCTTAATACGAAGTGGGGTAAAAATGTCGAAACGACTAAAATGGTAAGAGACGATATATTTAACGTTTTAGGAAATGCATTTGTTGACGGGCAAAACAACGGTTATGTGTATGATTATTTAGCGAATCCACTCAAGATAGATGGTGAAGCACCGATTAAAAAGGAAGAGAAAAAAGTTCCACCTGTTGTCATCTTAGTGATCGTTCTTATTAGCAGCTTGCTGATTGGATTTTTTACTCACTATTTTAAAGGTGCATCCTTCCTTGTACAAGGATCATTATTTACTCTGTTAAGTTTAATCGTTGGACTGATCATCAGCTTGTTTGGATTAAATATTTATTCACTAGGTGAAGAACGTGCAATCGAGTGGTCAATATTTACGATTCTACTCGTTACAGCGAGTGCAGCGCTCATTCGTGCTGCATTTACAATCGGCCAATTTATCGGCTGGATTGCAAGCATGGCGCTTATATTGTTCTTCGTTAGCCCGTTACTCGATCTAACAGTACCAAACTTTCACTATAAAGATCCGATGTCGGAAGTTTACATGTCTATTCAATATGGGACGGAAACTCTTTTCTGGCAAGGAGTTACAGTATTAGGGATTGTGATTATTAGTTTGTTGCTTGCCTCGATTGCAATGAGACTATTAAGAAATGCACGCATTGATAGGGAAGAGGAACATACGAATGAAATGTAA
- the essC gene encoding type VII secretion protein EssC: protein MNNLWVFHDRNYQKLPISEAPFRPLTIGPNIEEKITVRKFPFTNGPLTIDKDGHEFIVIQNEKQIGKVTTETPFELNDNEKTLVIYLTSASEDIKTYYLGYDQEITFSDDDKDAMFYKGHKSFLQNGESSFTLTNTNGCWTASLGKGVLYLNGQRISSSVKLEVGDLLFWPFMTIRLLEDDLIQITSLEDYNTTLPLTEQPKSEMSKKYPIYRRTPRMVYDLPDEKVSLSFPSQEAEDPNRGLWLIILPPLMMLIVMGIVALVHPRGIFIIISIVMFITTLFTSTVQFFKDKANQKRRQEKRRRVYTIYLENKRRELQELAEKQRHVLYFHFPSFERMKYLTEQISDRLWERTLDSSDFLQFRLGTGTVPSSYQISLNSGDMANREIDDLLEQSQLMERVYRQIDDVPIIANLSQGPMGLIGKESIVKKEIHQIIGQLAFFHSYHDLRFVFILNEEDYEQWEWVKWLPHFQLPHAYAKGLIYNEQSRDQLLSSIYEILRERDLDENKGKIRYTPHIVFIVTNHELISDHVILEYLEGEHAALGISVIFAADAKESLTENIYTLVRYINDEEGDILIQEKKAVQIPFKLDQHQHKGNEQFARMLRTLDHQIGMTNSIPKSVSFLEMFSAKEVDELPIKENWLTQESSKSLAVPVGLKGKEDVVELNLHEKAHGPHGLLAGTTGSGKSEFLQTYILSLAVHFHPHEVAFLLIDYKGGGMAQPFKNMPHLLGTITNIEGSKNFSMRALASIKSELKRRQRLFDQYQVNHINDYTDLYKRNKADKPLPHLFLISDEFAELKSEEPEFIRELVSAARIGRSLGVHLILATQKPGGIIDEQIWSNARFRVALKVQDANDSKEILKNADAASITVIGLGYLQVGNNEVYELFQSAWSGAPYLEETSEAEDEVALVTDLGLIPLSAVSSHKQSKKKDVETEIEVVVNKIEALQKEMGIEKLNSPWLPPLASQLSRKNYSSPNDDEIYFAMIDEPEKQSQSPFGYTVIEDGNIGIFGSSGYGKSQSVITLLLGIASRLSPEEAHYYLFDFGNGTLLPLRQLPHTADYFMVDQVRKIEKFMRILRDEIAKRKQQFQQLEVSSIKMFNALSEEKLPLLFITIDNFDIVKEEMQDLETQINQFARDGQSLGIYMIFTATRVNSIRQSLMNNLRTKVVHYLMDSTEAFSVIGRVPFAHEPIPGRAIIKKDEAYFLQVFLPADGKDDYELMDNIKQEIQLLKEKYKGLKTPVPVPMLPSELTMKNFAQYVEEVEKPGHIPIGLDEEFVMPVYINFVKKNHCLVVGQAQKGKTNVIKVILNKAIQQGTETIGLFDSFDRGLSSYVGEKNVSYIETKEQITEWLDNVEKLLLQREEKYLQGIQQGNVSASFDPVYLVIDGYSRFAQTLDNLLQERMAKLIKNYSHLGFNVIVSGNNNELSKGFDSFTTEIKQIRQALVLMKKSEQTLFTLSYNRKEEEIHPGFGYYVINGKEIKIQIPLCVTERKIYT from the coding sequence ATGAATAATCTCTGGGTATTTCATGATCGAAATTATCAGAAATTGCCTATTAGTGAGGCACCATTTCGTCCTTTAACGATAGGTCCTAACATCGAGGAGAAAATCACAGTCAGAAAATTTCCTTTTACGAACGGGCCATTAACAATTGATAAAGACGGTCATGAGTTCATCGTTATACAAAATGAGAAACAAATCGGAAAAGTAACGACGGAGACGCCATTTGAACTAAATGACAATGAGAAAACGTTAGTAATCTATCTAACTTCAGCTAGTGAAGACATTAAAACTTATTATTTAGGGTATGATCAAGAGATTACATTTTCTGATGATGACAAAGACGCGATGTTTTATAAAGGTCACAAATCTTTCCTCCAAAATGGAGAAAGTTCCTTTACTCTCACAAATACAAATGGATGTTGGACAGCTTCACTCGGAAAAGGTGTTCTTTATCTAAACGGTCAGAGGATTTCTAGCAGTGTGAAATTGGAGGTTGGCGATCTTCTATTTTGGCCTTTTATGACGATTCGTCTTCTAGAGGATGATCTTATTCAAATAACAAGTTTAGAAGATTACAATACAACTCTTCCTTTAACAGAACAGCCTAAATCCGAAATGAGTAAAAAATATCCGATTTATCGCCGTACTCCAAGAATGGTCTATGACCTTCCTGATGAAAAAGTTTCTTTGAGCTTTCCATCACAGGAAGCGGAAGATCCCAATCGGGGATTATGGCTCATTATTTTACCGCCCCTTATGATGTTAATTGTGATGGGAATCGTAGCTCTAGTTCATCCAAGGGGAATTTTTATTATCATTTCCATTGTAATGTTTATTACAACGTTATTCACCTCTACGGTACAGTTTTTTAAAGACAAAGCAAACCAAAAGCGGAGACAAGAAAAACGTCGTAGAGTTTATACGATTTATCTTGAAAATAAACGACGTGAATTACAGGAGTTAGCTGAAAAGCAACGACACGTGCTTTATTTCCATTTTCCTTCATTTGAACGGATGAAATATTTAACTGAACAAATCTCTGATCGGCTTTGGGAACGGACTCTTGACAGTTCAGATTTTCTTCAGTTCCGTCTTGGTACAGGAACCGTTCCATCTAGCTATCAAATTTCTCTTAATTCCGGTGATATGGCGAATCGGGAAATTGATGATTTGTTAGAGCAATCTCAGTTAATGGAGAGGGTTTACCGACAAATTGATGATGTTCCGATTATTGCCAATTTATCACAAGGCCCAATGGGTTTAATCGGAAAAGAATCGATTGTAAAAAAGGAAATTCATCAAATTATTGGTCAATTAGCATTTTTCCATAGCTATCATGATTTAAGATTTGTGTTTATTTTAAATGAAGAGGACTATGAACAATGGGAGTGGGTTAAGTGGCTTCCGCATTTTCAACTGCCTCATGCTTACGCAAAAGGTTTAATTTACAATGAGCAATCACGTGATCAATTGCTTTCATCTATTTATGAAATTTTGCGTGAACGTGATTTAGATGAGAATAAGGGGAAAATTCGCTATACACCTCATATTGTTTTTATTGTGACTAATCATGAACTCATTTCTGATCATGTCATTTTAGAGTATTTAGAAGGTGAGCATGCGGCTCTTGGAATATCAGTTATTTTCGCAGCAGACGCAAAGGAAAGTTTGACAGAAAATATTTATACACTTGTTCGTTATATCAATGACGAAGAAGGAGATATTCTGATACAAGAAAAAAAGGCAGTTCAAATTCCGTTTAAGCTTGATCAGCACCAACACAAAGGAAATGAGCAGTTTGCTCGGATGCTTAGAACGCTTGACCATCAAATTGGAATGACAAACTCCATTCCAAAGAGTGTTAGCTTTTTAGAAATGTTTAGTGCAAAAGAAGTAGATGAACTTCCGATAAAAGAAAACTGGTTAACACAAGAGTCTTCAAAGTCGTTAGCTGTGCCAGTCGGTTTAAAGGGGAAAGAAGATGTTGTTGAATTAAACCTTCATGAAAAGGCTCATGGTCCGCATGGACTGCTTGCAGGTACAACCGGATCGGGAAAAAGTGAATTTTTACAAACGTATATATTATCACTTGCTGTTCACTTTCATCCGCATGAAGTTGCATTTTTACTTATTGACTATAAGGGAGGCGGCATGGCGCAGCCTTTTAAAAATATGCCCCATCTTCTCGGTACAATTACGAACATTGAAGGAAGCAAGAACTTTAGTATGCGGGCGCTTGCCTCTATAAAAAGTGAATTGAAACGGCGTCAGCGCTTATTTGATCAATATCAAGTTAACCATATTAATGATTATACTGACCTTTACAAGCGTAATAAGGCAGATAAACCGCTTCCTCATTTGTTTTTAATTTCAGATGAGTTTGCTGAATTAAAGAGTGAGGAGCCTGAATTTATTCGGGAGCTAGTTAGTGCGGCTCGAATTGGGCGCAGCTTAGGTGTTCATTTAATTTTAGCTACACAAAAACCAGGAGGAATCATTGACGAGCAAATTTGGAGTAACGCTCGTTTTAGAGTTGCATTAAAAGTACAAGATGCAAACGATAGTAAAGAGATTTTGAAAAATGCTGATGCCGCATCAATTACGGTGATTGGACTAGGATACCTTCAAGTAGGGAATAATGAAGTATACGAGTTGTTTCAATCGGCTTGGAGTGGTGCACCATATTTGGAAGAAACATCTGAAGCTGAGGATGAAGTAGCATTAGTTACCGATCTTGGTCTCATTCCATTATCGGCTGTTTCGTCACATAAGCAGAGTAAGAAAAAAGATGTAGAAACTGAAATAGAAGTTGTTGTAAATAAAATCGAAGCCTTGCAAAAGGAAATGGGTATCGAAAAGCTTAATAGCCCATGGTTACCTCCTTTAGCAAGCCAATTATCACGGAAAAATTATTCTTCTCCGAACGATGACGAAATTTATTTTGCTATGATCGATGAACCGGAGAAACAAAGTCAGTCGCCATTTGGATATACCGTAATAGAAGATGGAAATATTGGTATTTTTGGTTCCTCTGGTTACGGTAAATCACAATCGGTTATCACACTTCTTCTAGGTATTGCTTCAAGATTAAGTCCGGAAGAAGCCCATTATTATTTATTTGATTTTGGTAACGGAACCTTATTGCCGTTAAGACAACTTCCGCATACCGCTGACTACTTTATGGTAGATCAAGTACGGAAGATAGAGAAATTTATGCGAATTTTACGTGATGAAATTGCAAAAAGAAAGCAGCAGTTTCAACAGTTGGAAGTAAGCAGTATTAAAATGTTCAATGCCCTTAGTGAAGAAAAGCTACCTCTTCTTTTTATTACAATTGACAATTTTGATATTGTCAAAGAGGAGATGCAAGATCTTGAAACGCAGATTAACCAGTTTGCCCGAGATGGTCAATCACTTGGGATTTATATGATTTTTACAGCTACACGAGTAAACTCGATTCGTCAATCATTAATGAATAACTTAAGAACAAAAGTAGTTCATTATTTGATGGATAGTACTGAGGCGTTTTCTGTTATCGGGAGAGTTCCGTTTGCACATGAACCGATTCCTGGTCGAGCAATTATTAAAAAGGATGAAGCTTATTTTTTACAAGTGTTTTTACCTGCTGATGGTAAAGATGATTATGAACTAATGGATAATATTAAACAGGAAATCCAACTGCTAAAAGAAAAATATAAAGGATTAAAAACACCAGTACCTGTTCCAATGCTTCCATCAGAATTGACAATGAAAAACTTTGCACAGTATGTAGAAGAAGTTGAAAAGCCGGGTCATATTCCAATTGGATTAGATGAAGAATTTGTCATGCCAGTTTATATCAACTTTGTTAAAAAAAATCATTGTCTAGTAGTTGGCCAAGCACAAAAAGGAAAAACGAATGTTATCAAAGTGATCTTAAATAAGGCAATCCAGCAAGGGACTGAAACGATCGGACTTTTTGATTCTTTTGATCGCGGCTTGTCCAGCTATGTTGGAGAAAAAAATGTTTCGTATATAGAAACAAAAGAGCAAATTACCGAGTGGCTCGACAATGTAGAAAAGCTGCTTTTACAAAGAGAAGAGAAATATTTACAAGGAATTCAGCAAGGAAATGTATCGGCAAGCTTTGACCCAGTTTATCTTGTTATCGATGGCTACTCTCGATTTGCGCAAACACTTGATAACTTATTGCAAGAACGAATGGCAAAATTAATAAAGAACTATAGTCATTTAGGCTTTAATGTGATTGTATCTGGAAATAATAATGAACTTTCAAAAGGATTCGACTCCTTTACAACTGAAATTAAACAAATCCGCCAAGCTCTTGTATTAATGAAAAAATCAGAACAAACATTATTCACACTTTCTTACAACCGTAAGGAAGAAGAAATTCATCCAGGCTTTGGATATTACGTGATCAACGGAAAGGAAATAAAGATTCAAATTCCTTTATGTGTCACTGAAAGGAAGATCTACACATGA